Proteins co-encoded in one Bacillus infantis NRRL B-14911 genomic window:
- the mnmA gene encoding tRNA 2-thiouridine(34) synthase MnmA, producing MAKSPKDTRVVVGMSGGVDSSVAALLLKEQGYDVIGIFMKNWDDTDENGVCTATEDYEDVIRVCNQIGIPYYAVNFEKQYWDKVFTYFLDEYKAGRTPNPDVMCNKEIKFKAFLEHAMSLGADYLATGHYARVEHGENGVKMLRGLDENKDQTYFLNQLTEEQLSKVMFPIGSIEKSEVREIAKKAGLATAAKKDSTGICFIGERNFKEFLGNYLPAQPGSMETMEGETVGRHDGLMYYTIGQRHGLGIGGAGDPWFVIGKDLKRNVLYVGQGFDNEKLYSDSIIADKVSWVSKAPGETFECTAKFRYRQPDNSVTVTLLENGQAKITFHSPIRAVTPGQAVVFYDGEVCLGGGTIDRVFNNEQMLTYVG from the coding sequence ATGGCAAAATCCCCTAAAGATACCCGGGTGGTCGTCGGAATGTCAGGAGGTGTCGATTCATCTGTGGCCGCACTGCTTCTTAAAGAGCAGGGCTATGATGTTATCGGCATTTTTATGAAAAACTGGGACGATACAGACGAGAACGGCGTCTGTACCGCAACAGAAGACTATGAAGATGTCATCAGGGTCTGCAACCAGATTGGCATCCCTTATTATGCTGTTAATTTTGAAAAACAGTATTGGGATAAAGTATTTACGTATTTTCTTGATGAATATAAAGCAGGCCGCACGCCAAATCCTGATGTGATGTGCAATAAGGAAATTAAATTCAAAGCGTTTCTTGAGCACGCGATGAGCCTTGGTGCAGATTACCTCGCGACAGGGCATTATGCGAGAGTGGAGCATGGGGAAAATGGCGTGAAGATGCTGCGCGGACTTGATGAAAATAAAGACCAGACTTACTTCTTGAACCAGCTCACTGAAGAGCAGCTTTCCAAGGTCATGTTCCCGATCGGCAGCATAGAGAAATCCGAGGTAAGGGAAATTGCCAAGAAGGCCGGTCTTGCCACAGCTGCGAAAAAGGACAGTACAGGAATCTGCTTTATTGGCGAACGCAATTTCAAAGAGTTCCTCGGCAACTATCTGCCTGCACAGCCCGGCAGCATGGAAACAATGGAAGGCGAAACGGTAGGGAGACATGACGGCTTGATGTACTATACAATCGGCCAGCGCCATGGACTTGGCATCGGCGGTGCAGGCGATCCCTGGTTTGTCATCGGGAAGGACCTGAAGCGCAATGTTTTATACGTTGGCCAGGGCTTCGACAATGAAAAGCTCTATTCTGATTCCATCATTGCTGACAAGGTCAGCTGGGTTTCAAAAGCGCCAGGCGAAACTTTCGAGTGCACAGCAAAATTCAGATACCGCCAGCCGGATAATTCAGTAACAGTCACACTGCTTGAGAATGGACAGGCAAAGATAACCTTCCATTCGCCTATCAGAGCTGTTACACCTGGCCAGGCTGTCGTGTTTTATGATGGCGAAGTCTGCCTTGGAGGCGGAACAATCGACCGCGTATTCAACAATGAACAAATGCTGACATATGTCGGCTGA
- a CDS encoding AI-2E family transporter gives MDIRLKWFYRLGFLLLLFIVLFTFLKLQPLWLPVIRTLFIIIFPFAAAAFITYLLHPVVERLHEAGLHRGLAVIIIYTLFFGGTGYALYKGLPAIIVQIRDLAEHAPQLADQYREWLLLLQSKTSQWPEPVQLRIDEGIQSLEASLDRLLSRAMAFAGAILNFALILIIIPFISFYMLKDFLLMKKAVWYLTPKKWRESGSLFLRDADKSLGSYIRGQLLVCAVIGALSSLFFWIAGIKYPLLLGAIIGATNVIPYFGPIIGAVPAVLIASTMSVKMIIFAAVIVMVLQFLEGNILSPLIVGKSLHMHPLLIMFSLLAGGEIAGVAGLILAVPVLAVLKVGAIHARRHFTAKPAAE, from the coding sequence ATGGATATCCGGTTGAAATGGTTTTACAGGCTTGGTTTCCTTCTGCTGCTTTTCATTGTCTTATTTACATTTTTAAAGCTTCAGCCGTTGTGGCTCCCGGTCATCAGGACGCTTTTTATTATTATCTTTCCATTTGCAGCTGCAGCGTTTATTACATATCTTCTTCATCCGGTAGTTGAGCGTCTCCATGAAGCAGGCCTCCATCGCGGCCTGGCCGTCATCATCATCTATACCCTTTTCTTTGGGGGAACAGGCTATGCGCTTTACAAGGGGCTTCCGGCCATTATAGTCCAGATCAGGGACCTGGCTGAGCACGCTCCGCAGCTGGCCGACCAGTACCGGGAGTGGCTTCTTCTTCTCCAGTCGAAGACGTCCCAATGGCCTGAGCCTGTCCAGCTCAGGATCGATGAAGGAATCCAGTCGCTAGAAGCCTCTCTTGACAGGCTTCTCTCAAGGGCGATGGCATTTGCAGGGGCTATTCTGAACTTTGCTTTGATTCTGATCATTATTCCGTTTATATCCTTTTATATGCTGAAGGACTTCCTGCTGATGAAAAAAGCAGTCTGGTATCTCACGCCAAAAAAATGGAGGGAAAGCGGAAGCCTGTTCCTTCGGGATGCTGATAAATCATTGGGAAGCTATATACGGGGGCAGCTGCTTGTATGTGCAGTCATCGGTGCGTTGAGTTCCCTGTTCTTCTGGATTGCTGGCATAAAGTATCCGCTTCTTTTAGGGGCAATCATCGGGGCAACGAATGTTATACCTTATTTTGGCCCGATCATCGGGGCGGTGCCGGCTGTACTGATTGCTTCTACCATGTCAGTAAAAATGATCATTTTTGCGGCAGTCATCGTCATGGTTCTTCAATTCCTGGAAGGAAACATCCTGTCTCCGCTGATTGTAGGCAAGAGCCTGCATATGCATCCGCTCCTTATTATGTTTTCCCTGCTGGCAGGCGGGGAAATCGCCGGTGTTGCCGGCCTTATATTGGCAGTTCCAGTGCTGGCCGTCCTTAAAGTAGGCGCCATCCATGCGAGAAGGCACTTTACAGCAAAACCGGCAGCCGAATAG
- a CDS encoding YrzQ family protein, whose amino-acid sequence MNRLMTTALLIGAGMAAQNYIQKNDIMSSRQMKKLQNRIVRSFS is encoded by the coding sequence ATGAACAGACTAATGACAACAGCTCTTCTCATCGGCGCCGGAATGGCAGCCCAAAATTATATACAAAAAAATGACATCATGTCTTCAAGGCAGATGAAGAAACTTCAAAACAGGATTGTTCGTTCATTTTCATGA
- a CDS encoding YczE/YyaS/YitT family protein, with product MIRKRKGQTGPRFAVFFSGLLIMALGIVLLIKAELGATPWDVLHVGLFYQAGLTIGSWSIIVGLVILTAAALLSGEIPQVGAFLNMLLIGVFIDFYMMLPFMQTPGSLGGKIIMLVAGIIINAYGMGLYISAQFGAGPRDSLMIALAAKTGRKIRDVRGAMELLVLAAGWLLGGPIFWATILYTLVIGPLVGLALPQCQTLTDKWLEKLRSKKGGISAPSLKEQDRGASS from the coding sequence ATGATAAGAAAAAGAAAGGGGCAGACAGGGCCCCGTTTTGCAGTGTTTTTTTCAGGCCTTCTCATTATGGCCCTTGGCATCGTGCTCCTTATAAAGGCCGAGCTTGGGGCAACACCCTGGGATGTCCTCCATGTCGGCCTTTTTTATCAGGCAGGCCTGACGATCGGAAGCTGGTCAATCATTGTAGGGCTCGTCATTCTGACGGCCGCTGCCTTGCTTTCAGGGGAGATCCCCCAAGTCGGGGCATTTCTGAATATGCTTTTAATCGGAGTGTTCATTGATTTTTACATGATGCTGCCTTTCATGCAGACTCCAGGCAGTCTGGGTGGAAAAATAATTATGCTTGTCGCTGGCATCATTATTAATGCTTATGGAATGGGGCTTTATATCTCCGCCCAATTCGGGGCAGGGCCCCGTGACAGTTTGATGATTGCCCTGGCAGCCAAGACAGGCCGGAAGATCCGCGATGTCCGCGGTGCTATGGAGCTGCTGGTCCTGGCTGCAGGCTGGCTGCTCGGCGGACCGATTTTCTGGGCGACAATTCTTTATACGCTTGTCATCGGGCCGCTGGTGGGGCTTGCCCTGCCGCAATGCCAGACATTGACAGATAAATGGCTTGAAAAGCTGCGCAGCAAAAAGGGAGGCATAAGTGCTCCTTCATTAAAAGAACAAGATCGAGGTGCAAGTTCATGA
- a CDS encoding PRC-barrel domain-containing protein encodes MRTFSLLKGMPVFDMENGTSVGEVHDICISEEGSITGLLLRKGAFLKKNFLIPFASIASFGSGGVMIKTASGLSPVKRLSGYTFENQHRICGKMLISREGEQLGLLEDVYFLEELGTIVGYELSDGFFSDITEGKKVVNSDEPPAFGKDAIIVNAKN; translated from the coding sequence TTGCGGACTTTTTCCTTGCTGAAAGGGATGCCTGTCTTTGACATGGAGAACGGGACTTCAGTCGGTGAAGTGCATGATATATGCATTTCAGAGGAAGGAAGCATCACCGGTCTTCTCCTCCGCAAAGGCGCATTTCTGAAGAAAAATTTTCTGATTCCCTTTGCATCCATTGCAAGCTTTGGCAGCGGCGGAGTGATGATTAAAACAGCTTCCGGGCTTTCTCCGGTAAAACGTCTTTCCGGCTATACCTTTGAAAATCAGCATCGGATCTGCGGTAAGATGCTGATTTCCCGTGAGGGGGAGCAGCTCGGCCTTCTGGAGGATGTATATTTTCTGGAAGAATTGGGCACGATTGTAGGGTATGAGTTATCAGATGGCTTCTTTTCGGATATAACCGAAGGAAAAAAGGTAGTCAATTCAGATGAACCGCCTGCATTTGGAAAAGATGCCATCATTGTTAACGCTAAGAATTAG
- the recD2 gene encoding SF1B family DNA helicase RecD2, with the protein MEKQDSLDLFAEQGKFIKGKHLVTIFHNESNLYTVLRIRVEETNHEYDDKEAVITGYFPKVHDHESYIFYGEFKEHPKFGLQFLANHFRKDIPQTKQGVVGYLSGELFKGIGKKTAESIVDKLGENAISRILNQPSLLDEIPKLPSEKAKLLYDTLMEHQGLEQAMIALNQYGFGPQLSMKIYQMYKDETVQLLQTNPYKLVEDIEGIGFGRADELGYQLGISGSHPDRIKAACLYILETESMQNGNVYVHARTLLEKARSLLEENKRDQIEYSSISQEVIKLEEEGKIMAEDKRIYLPSLYFAEKGLVTSIKRLLQQTEYDEQFPESEFLLALGSLEERIGVQYAPSQKEAIQTALMSPMLILTGGPGTGKTTVIKGIVELYAELHGCSLEPKDYKKEEPFPFLLAAPTGRAAKRMSESTGLPAVTIHRLLGWNGTEGFDHHEDNPLEGKILIVDETSMVDIWLANKLFKALPENIQVILVGDEDQLPSVGPGQVLKDLLLSEKVPTVRLTDIYRQAEGSSIIELAHEIKKGGLPDDIAVQQADRSFLKCSPAQIADVVEKVVLNARKKGYRSRDIQVLAPMYRGPAGIDNLNKILQEILNPNPDGTRKELSFGDVKYRVGDKVLQLVNQPENNVFNGDMGEIVSVFYAKENTEKQDMIVVSFDGNEATYTRQDLSQITLAYCCSVHKSQGSEFPIVIMPIVRSYYRMLRRNLIYTAITRSRQFLILCGEESALRSGVQRAEEQARLTSLTKRLQDALGEAPEQTGQEEAGEEAEEVPYEVKLMNADPMIGMGSITPYDFLEEKA; encoded by the coding sequence ATGGAGAAGCAGGATTCTCTGGATCTTTTTGCCGAACAGGGCAAATTCATCAAAGGGAAGCATCTTGTGACTATTTTTCATAATGAATCAAATCTATATACAGTGCTCCGGATCCGGGTGGAAGAGACGAATCATGAATATGACGACAAGGAAGCTGTCATCACAGGCTATTTCCCGAAGGTGCATGACCATGAATCGTATATTTTCTATGGGGAATTCAAGGAGCACCCGAAATTCGGCCTTCAATTCCTGGCGAATCATTTCCGAAAGGATATCCCCCAGACCAAGCAGGGCGTAGTAGGCTATCTTTCCGGCGAGCTTTTTAAAGGCATCGGGAAAAAGACGGCAGAATCTATCGTAGATAAACTTGGGGAGAATGCGATTTCCAGAATCCTCAACCAGCCCTCCCTCCTGGACGAGATCCCGAAACTACCTTCTGAAAAAGCAAAGCTCCTTTACGACACACTTATGGAGCATCAGGGTCTGGAACAGGCAATGATTGCACTGAATCAATATGGCTTCGGCCCCCAGCTGAGCATGAAGATTTATCAGATGTACAAGGATGAGACGGTCCAGCTTCTGCAGACCAATCCATACAAGCTGGTTGAGGATATTGAAGGCATCGGCTTCGGCAGGGCGGATGAGCTTGGCTACCAGCTTGGCATTTCAGGAAGCCATCCTGACCGCATCAAGGCGGCATGCCTGTATATCCTGGAAACAGAAAGCATGCAGAACGGAAATGTTTATGTGCATGCCCGCACCCTCCTGGAAAAAGCCAGGTCGCTTCTTGAGGAAAATAAAAGAGATCAGATAGAATACAGCTCCATCTCCCAGGAAGTTATCAAGCTCGAAGAAGAAGGCAAGATCATGGCAGAAGATAAACGGATTTATCTGCCCTCACTTTATTTTGCTGAAAAGGGGCTTGTAACGAGCATCAAGCGGCTGCTGCAGCAGACCGAGTATGATGAACAATTCCCTGAGTCGGAGTTCCTGCTTGCCCTTGGCAGCCTTGAGGAAAGGATAGGTGTGCAGTACGCCCCTTCGCAAAAAGAAGCAATCCAGACCGCTCTGATGAGTCCCATGCTTATCCTGACGGGGGGACCGGGAACGGGAAAGACAACAGTCATCAAAGGTATAGTCGAACTGTACGCTGAGCTGCATGGCTGCTCACTGGAACCGAAGGATTATAAAAAGGAAGAGCCTTTCCCGTTCCTCCTGGCCGCCCCGACAGGAAGGGCCGCCAAGCGGATGTCCGAATCGACCGGCCTTCCTGCTGTAACGATCCACAGGCTGCTCGGCTGGAATGGAACGGAAGGCTTTGACCACCATGAAGACAATCCGCTGGAAGGGAAAATCCTGATAGTCGATGAAACCTCCATGGTAGACATCTGGCTGGCGAACAAGCTGTTCAAGGCTTTGCCGGAAAACATCCAGGTCATCCTGGTAGGAGATGAAGACCAGTTGCCTTCAGTCGGACCCGGCCAGGTGCTGAAGGATCTGCTTCTTTCAGAAAAAGTGCCCACTGTCAGGCTGACAGATATTTACCGGCAGGCAGAAGGCTCATCCATCATTGAGCTGGCGCACGAAATCAAAAAAGGCGGTCTTCCTGATGATATCGCGGTCCAGCAGGCCGACAGATCATTCCTTAAGTGCAGCCCTGCCCAGATTGCCGATGTGGTTGAAAAGGTAGTCCTGAATGCCAGGAAAAAAGGCTACAGGTCCAGGGATATTCAGGTTCTCGCTCCCATGTACAGGGGGCCGGCAGGAATTGATAATCTGAATAAGATCCTTCAGGAAATTTTAAACCCCAATCCTGATGGCACCAGGAAGGAGCTATCTTTCGGTGATGTGAAATACAGGGTGGGCGATAAGGTCCTACAGCTGGTCAACCAGCCGGAAAATAACGTATTTAACGGCGATATGGGCGAAATTGTATCTGTCTTCTATGCAAAGGAAAATACCGAAAAGCAGGATATGATCGTTGTTTCTTTTGATGGTAACGAAGCAACCTATACAAGGCAGGACCTCAGCCAGATTACGCTTGCCTACTGCTGCTCTGTCCATAAATCACAGGGAAGTGAGTTTCCGATTGTCATTATGCCGATCGTCCGGAGCTATTACCGCATGCTCAGAAGGAACCTGATTTATACAGCCATTACGAGAAGCAGACAGTTTCTCATCCTTTGCGGTGAAGAATCAGCGCTGAGATCCGGGGTGCAGAGGGCGGAAGAGCAGGCAAGGCTGACTTCCCTGACAAAACGGCTTCAGGATGCACTTGGGGAAGCTCCAGAGCAGACAGGCCAGGAAGAAGCAGGCGAAGAAGCCGAAGAGGTTCCATACGAAGTAAAGCTCATGAATGCAGATCCCATGATAGGCATGGGATCCATCACTCCTTATGACTTTTTGGAAGAGAAAGCATAA
- the cymR gene encoding cysteine metabolism transcriptional regulator CymR → MKISTKGRYGLTIMIELAKKHGEGPISLKSIAQTNDLSEHYLEQLIAPLRNAGLVRSIRGAYGGYVLGHEPADITSGDIIRVLEGPISPVEGIEDEEPAKRELWMRIRDAVKEVLDSTTLEDLANHTDSGESDAYMFYI, encoded by the coding sequence ATGAAGATTTCCACTAAAGGCCGCTATGGCTTGACTATTATGATTGAATTGGCTAAAAAACATGGAGAAGGGCCGATCTCCTTGAAATCTATCGCCCAGACAAATGATCTTTCCGAGCACTATCTCGAGCAGCTGATTGCTCCGCTCCGCAACGCCGGACTTGTCAGAAGCATTCGCGGTGCCTATGGCGGATATGTGCTTGGCCATGAGCCTGCCGATATCACTTCAGGCGATATCATCAGGGTGCTTGAAGGGCCGATCAGCCCAGTCGAAGGCATTGAAGACGAAGAGCCTGCGAAAAGAGAGCTTTGGATGAGGATCCGGGATGCTGTCAAGGAAGTGCTGGACAGCACGACGCTGGAGGATCTGGCAAACCATACAGACAGCGGCGAATCTGATGCTTATATGTTTTATATTTAG
- a CDS encoding Myb-like DNA-binding domain-containing protein — translation MTAKNKKWTAEEDRLLMEAIEEGTNQGRTKQACYEDAAQKLARTATACRARYNSLLKYQDAPSVKQDDREDPAPGDILDLSNGLAFLQKLQSLIPLVNEQQALQEESAKLAERNKLLEKELEDKHSKLQEYLQKYEEMFGILKEAGIMAEEAGIGVKVVH, via the coding sequence ATGACAGCCAAAAATAAAAAATGGACTGCCGAAGAGGACCGGCTCCTCATGGAAGCAATCGAAGAAGGAACAAACCAGGGACGTACGAAACAGGCCTGCTATGAAGATGCCGCCCAAAAGCTTGCAAGAACGGCTACTGCCTGCAGGGCAAGGTATAACAGTCTGCTGAAATATCAGGACGCTCCTTCTGTGAAGCAGGATGATCGTGAAGATCCTGCTCCTGGAGATATCCTGGACCTCAGCAATGGATTAGCATTCCTTCAAAAGCTGCAGTCCTTAATTCCGCTCGTAAATGAACAACAAGCACTGCAGGAGGAGTCGGCCAAACTCGCAGAAAGAAACAAGCTCCTGGAAAAGGAATTAGAAGACAAACATTCAAAACTTCAGGAATACCTTCAGAAATATGAGGAAATGTTCGGGATACTGAAAGAAGCGGGGATCATGGCCGAGGAAGCTGGAATTGGGGTTAAAGTGGTTCATTAA
- a CDS encoding cysteine desulfurase family protein, whose protein sequence is MDRIYIDHAATSPMHPRVIERMLEVMQSDFGNPSSIHFYGRSARNIVDEARESLARSIGAHATDIIFTSGGTEADNLAILGTAAGRPDGGHIITTEIEHHAVLHTCRQLEQQGFEVTYLPVDETGIIKVEDVRKALRDDTILVTIMYGNNEVGTIQPIREIGALLKDHPAYFHTDAVQAYGLEKLDVNELNVDFLSVSAHKINGPKGIGFLYKNKAAKLFSPRMYGGEQERKRRAGTENVASIAGFQEAVSIASENREESVRKYREFKRVFMSKLEEAGVEFCPNGLLDNTLPHVLNLSFPGTNVESMLVNLDLAGIAASSGSACTAGSIDPSHVLVAMFGKNSGRLANSIRFSFGFTNSVEQIAKAGEETAKIIQRLRK, encoded by the coding sequence TTGGATAGAATTTATATTGATCATGCTGCAACCTCTCCCATGCATCCGCGCGTCATTGAGCGGATGCTTGAAGTAATGCAGTCAGATTTCGGGAACCCGTCGAGCATCCATTTTTATGGCAGAAGTGCACGGAATATTGTCGATGAAGCAAGGGAATCCCTTGCCAGGAGCATCGGTGCGCATGCAACTGATATCATCTTCACGAGCGGGGGCACAGAAGCTGATAACCTGGCGATCCTAGGAACAGCTGCAGGCCGCCCGGACGGAGGGCATATCATAACAACTGAGATTGAACACCATGCAGTGCTCCATACCTGCAGGCAGCTTGAACAGCAGGGCTTTGAAGTCACTTATCTCCCTGTAGATGAAACCGGGATTATAAAAGTGGAAGATGTCCGGAAAGCGCTGAGGGATGACACGATTCTCGTGACAATCATGTACGGCAATAACGAGGTCGGGACCATCCAGCCGATCAGGGAAATTGGTGCACTCCTGAAGGATCATCCTGCCTATTTCCATACTGATGCTGTCCAGGCATACGGGCTGGAAAAACTGGATGTGAATGAACTGAATGTGGATTTCCTTTCAGTATCGGCCCACAAAATCAATGGGCCAAAAGGGATCGGCTTCCTGTATAAAAACAAGGCTGCAAAGCTGTTTTCCCCGAGGATGTATGGCGGGGAACAGGAAAGGAAGCGCCGTGCAGGCACGGAAAATGTTGCTTCTATAGCCGGTTTTCAGGAAGCTGTCAGCATTGCCTCCGAAAACAGGGAGGAAAGCGTCCGGAAATACCGTGAATTCAAGCGGGTCTTCATGTCAAAGCTTGAGGAAGCCGGTGTGGAATTCTGCCCGAACGGATTACTTGATAACACGCTCCCCCATGTTTTAAACTTAAGCTTTCCCGGAACTAACGTCGAAAGCATGCTCGTCAATCTCGATCTGGCAGGGATAGCCGCATCAAGCGGCTCTGCCTGCACAGCAGGATCGATCGATCCGTCGCATGTCCTTGTAGCCATGTTTGGAAAGAATTCCGGACGGCTGGCCAATTCGATCCGCTTCAGCTTCGGATTTACAAATTCCGTGGAGCAGATTGCAAAAGCCGGGGAAGAAACGGCAAAAATCATCCAGAGGCTTAGGAAATAA
- a CDS encoding replication-associated recombination protein A yields the protein MNTKPLAFRMRPKSIEDIIGQEHLVGEGKIIYRMVKARQLSSMILYGPPGIGKTSIASAIAGSTQFAFRTLNAVTNNKKDMEVVAAEAKMSGKVILLLDEVHRLDKAKQDFLLPYLENGMIVLIGATTSNPYHAINPAIRSRCQIFELKPLSEEDIKKSLLRALQDKENGFGNEKVEIDEDALSHLASSSNGDVRSSLNALELAVLSTEKDENGVISISLGTAEECLQRKSFVHDKDGDAHYDVLSGFQKSIRGSDVNAALHYLGRLIEAGDLVSISRRLLVIAYEDIGLASPQAGARTLAAIETAERIGFPEARIPLANAVIELCLSPKSNSAYSALDAAIADIRAGKSGEVPQHLKDAHYKGAKELGRGIDYKYPHDFPGGWVKQQYLPDKIKNKIYYEPKTTGKFEQALAAIYEKLNKSR from the coding sequence ATGAATACCAAGCCGCTTGCCTTCCGCATGAGGCCTAAATCAATTGAAGATATCATCGGCCAGGAACATCTGGTCGGCGAAGGGAAAATCATATACAGAATGGTGAAGGCAAGGCAGCTTTCTTCCATGATCCTTTACGGGCCGCCGGGGATCGGAAAGACTTCGATAGCCAGCGCCATTGCCGGCAGCACACAATTTGCCTTCCGGACATTGAATGCTGTTACAAATAATAAGAAGGATATGGAAGTTGTGGCTGCTGAAGCCAAGATGTCCGGAAAAGTCATACTCCTCCTTGATGAGGTTCACCGCCTGGATAAGGCCAAGCAGGATTTTCTCCTTCCTTACCTGGAGAATGGGATGATCGTGCTGATCGGCGCCACAACAAGCAATCCCTACCATGCAATCAATCCCGCAATACGGAGCCGCTGCCAAATCTTTGAGCTTAAGCCGCTTTCTGAAGAGGATATAAAGAAAAGCCTGCTCAGAGCCCTGCAGGACAAAGAAAACGGCTTTGGGAATGAAAAAGTTGAAATAGATGAGGATGCACTGTCCCATTTGGCTTCTTCCTCCAACGGGGATGTGCGCAGCTCCCTTAATGCCCTTGAGCTGGCAGTCCTCTCAACAGAAAAAGATGAAAATGGAGTGATCAGCATTTCTCTCGGTACTGCCGAAGAATGCCTGCAGCGAAAAAGCTTTGTCCATGATAAGGACGGTGATGCCCACTATGATGTACTGTCTGGATTCCAGAAAAGCATCCGCGGCAGCGATGTAAACGCCGCCCTTCATTATCTGGGAAGACTGATAGAAGCCGGAGATCTTGTGAGCATCAGCAGGAGACTGCTTGTCATTGCTTACGAAGATATCGGGCTTGCAAGCCCGCAGGCTGGTGCCCGCACCCTCGCAGCCATTGAAACCGCTGAAAGAATCGGGTTTCCGGAGGCTCGCATCCCGCTGGCAAATGCAGTGATTGAATTATGCTTATCTCCCAAATCAAACTCAGCTTATTCTGCCCTTGATGCAGCAATCGCCGATATCCGGGCCGGCAAAAGCGGCGAAGTGCCCCAGCACCTGAAGGACGCCCATTACAAAGGCGCCAAGGAGCTTGGCAGAGGGATTGATTATAAATATCCCCATGATTTTCCCGGAGGCTGGGTGAAGCAGCAGTACCTGCCTGATAAAATAAAGAACAAAATCTATTATGAGCCTAAAACAACCGGTAAATTCGAACAGGCCCTCGCAGCTATATATGAAAAACTTAACAAAAGCAGATGA
- a CDS encoding tetratricopeptide repeat protein produces the protein MDKNQHGIELMREGKWEEAAKVFMEAISENSTDPVSYINLGNVLAAAGENEQALKFYQKAIEIDENAAAAYYSAGNLYFEADQLDLAKNMFEQAMRKGLESADNYFMLGLTLMQLDQARLALPYLQRSTELNGEDAEAHFQYGLCLAQQELIDEAIVQFSRCVEIDPDHADGYYNLGVAYGFKEEAEKALAMFDKALEIQPDHMLAGYGKKLIEKS, from the coding sequence ATGGATAAAAACCAGCATGGAATTGAGCTTATGAGAGAAGGGAAATGGGAGGAAGCTGCCAAGGTCTTCATGGAGGCCATCAGTGAAAATAGCACTGACCCTGTTTCATATATAAATTTGGGCAATGTTCTTGCCGCGGCTGGGGAAAACGAACAAGCCCTTAAATTTTATCAAAAGGCCATTGAAATTGATGAAAATGCCGCTGCTGCCTATTACAGTGCAGGCAATCTTTATTTCGAAGCAGACCAGCTGGATTTGGCCAAAAATATGTTTGAACAGGCAATGAGAAAGGGGCTCGAATCAGCCGATAATTATTTCATGCTCGGACTCACACTGATGCAGCTGGATCAGGCCAGGCTGGCTCTGCCTTACCTGCAGCGAAGCACTGAACTGAATGGGGAGGATGCTGAAGCCCATTTCCAGTACGGACTCTGCCTTGCCCAGCAGGAATTGATTGACGAAGCAATCGTCCAGTTCAGCCGCTGTGTGGAAATTGACCCTGATCATGCCGATGGCTACTACAATCTTGGTGTAGCATATGGATTCAAGGAAGAAGCTGAAAAGGCGCTTGCAATGTTCGATAAAGCACTGGAAATCCAGCCGGATCACATGCTTGCTGGATATGGCAAGAAATTGATTGAAAAAAGCTGA